Proteins found in one Quercus robur chromosome 2, dhQueRobu3.1, whole genome shotgun sequence genomic segment:
- the LOC126712448 gene encoding protein FD-like codes for MWTSSGGNNHNNNNNRVTSSPSKSSTCSSPSPFSPSSPGNISTPQPRKCMEEVWKDIGLSSLHNHPNNNNNKSLSHSTTSTTTSYRGMILQNFLAQPLNKDPPTRAPSSLPNDPSSAQKTLFLASLAPHPATILSLNSGSDFLETCTVPIRPNPQFQSHASTTVTATTPSFVSSLMSSPFDVLASSSVFPSYCNKRAQVNDDSPSDRRHKRMIKNRESAARSRARKQAYTNELELEVAHLQEENAKLRRQQEKLCLAASAQLPKKRGIYRTLTAPF; via the exons ATGTGGACATCATCAGGGGGAAACAaccataataacaacaacaacagagtCACAAGCTCACCCTCCAAATCCTCCACATGCTCTTCTCCCTCACCTTTTTCACCTTCCTCACCCGGCAATATTTCAACCCCACAACCCAGAAAATGTATGGAAGAGGTTTGGAAAGACATAGGCCTATCCTCTCTTCATAACCatcccaacaacaacaacaacaaaagccTCTCCCATTctaccacctccaccaccacttCTTATCGTGGTATGATCCTCCAAAACTTCTTGGCTCAACCTTTGAACAAAGACCCACCAACAAGAGCTCCCTCATCATTACCCAATGACCCTTCATCAGCCCAAAAGACCCTTTTTTTGGCTTCTCTAGCTCCACATCCAGCGACTATACTGAGCTTGAATTCAGGGTCTGATTTCCTTGAAACCTGTACTGTTCCTATCAGGCCAAACCCACAATTTCAAAGTCATGCCAGTACTACTGTCACTGCTACTACACCTTCGTTTGTTTCTTCACTCATGAGCTCTCCCTTCGATGTTTTAGCTTCTTCTTCAGTATTCCCTTCTTATTGCAACAAAAGGGCTCAAGTGAATGATGATAGTCCCAGCGATCGAAGACATAAGCGTATGATCAAAAACAGAGAATCAGCCGCTCGTTCTAGAGCAAGGAAACAgg CTTACACGAATGAGTTGGAACTTGAAGTTGCACATTTACAGGAAGAGAACGCTAAGCTAAGAAGGCAGCAAGAGAAG CTGTGCTTGGCAGCCTCTGCTCAGCTCCCGAAAAAGCGTGGTATCTATAGAACCTTAACTGCACCTTTTTAA
- the LOC126712449 gene encoding la-related protein 1C-like produces the protein MATTADSPSSPQIPGGGESINSPQFRRKNAWAQVVRGESESISAVHHHQTQLSVSQPELVSPLSDSSPPKMASPSPPPDAGEGSDGGNDGNAARPKKLAWNKPSNAPSNGGVVEVSPVMGACSWPALSESTKASPKSSADSTSKTLSDSPLSTSQGPVVPHSPKKQVATTTTNAAGNSNSNSNANHPLPTRQRSMKRGGGGGGNNRSGPSQSGFTHPHPPPPPPPPPFPVYSIPQNGYPNMVQAVPDPSHREFPYRGSNWENRPAGGYVSPSHSVNDHRNPSRRGNFGNHQRGDGSYHNNHGGRRDQERGNYSNTRDAHLQPQRAPLRPYVRPTPPNTTAYVTPPPMRPFVNPMGYAEFYYIPQLPVEPYSHRPIIPHQPPLYIPVTEPLPVLLLKQIDYYFSDANLVKDDYLRSNMDDQGWVPIALIASFPRVRSLTTNVQLILDSLRSSTIVEVQDDKVRRLNEWNKWIPASSRIPSDSGSVSPNKSSYDMLATSLQKITVEEVDTNQSSVTGKADPNSDAVAGSCITESIGQSQLPNGEDTQNTDSSGN, from the exons ATGGCTACCACCGCCGATTCTCCGTCAAGTCCTCAAATTCCCGGCGGCGGTGAAAGTATTAACAGTCCACAGTTCCGGCGAAAAAATGCGTGGGCACAAGTTGTACGAGGCGAATCGGAATCAATATCGGCCGTTCATCATCATCAAACTCAGCTTTCGGTTTCTCAACCGGAACTAGTGTCTCCGCTCTCCGATTCCTCTCCTCCGAAGATGGCTTCACCGTCACCACCACCGGATGCCGGCGAGGGCTCCGATGGTGGTAATGACGGCAATGCGGCTCGCCCAAAGAAGCTCGCTTGGAACAAACCCTCAAACGCGCCCTCAAACGGCGGCGTCGTTGAGGTCAGTCCTGTAATGGGCGCGTGTTCTTGGCCCGCTCTGTCTGAGTCCACTAAGGCTTCGCCTAAATCGTCTGCCGATTCGACTTCGAAGACTCTCTCCGATTCACCACTCTCTACTTCTCAG GGACCTGTTGTTCCACATTCGCCGAAGAAACAAGTtgctactactactactaatgCTGCTGGGAATTCTAATTCTAATTCTAATGCAAACCATCCATTGCCAACTCGACAAAGATCTATGAAgcgaggtggtggtggtggtggcaacaACAGGAGTGGGCCTTCACAGAGCGGCTTTACTCATCCtcatcctccaccaccaccaccgccaccaccgtTTCCTGTATATTCGATACCTCAGAATGGCTATCCTAATATGGTGCAAGCAGTGCCTGATCCTTCTCATAGGGAGTTTCCTTATCGGGGTAGTAATTGGGAGAACAGACCAGCTGGAGGATATGTGTCTCCATCACATTCCGTGAATGATCATCGGAATCCCTCCCGTAGGGGAAACTTTGGGAATCATCAACGTGGGGATGGCTCCTACCATAACAATCATGGAGGTAGGAGGGATCAAGAGCGTGGGAATTATTCAAATACCAGAGATGCTCACTTGCAGCCACAGAGAGCTCCTTTAAGGCCCTATGTTAGGCCAACACCACCTAACACAACTGCATATGTTACGCCTCCCCCAATGAGACCCTTTGTCAACCCCATGGGTTATGCAG AGTTCTACTATATACCTCAACTGCCAGTGGAACCCTACAGCCATAGACCAATAATTCCTCATCAACCGCCATTATATATCCCTGTTACAGAACCTCTGCCCGTTTTGCTACTCAAGCAGATAGATTATTATTTCAG TGATGCTAATTTGGTAAAAGATGACTATTTGAGGTCAAACATGGATGATCAGGGCTGGGTACCAATTGCTTTAATAGCGAGCTTTCCTCGA GTAAGGAGTTTGACAACTAACGTCCAGTTAATATTGGATTCCTTGAGATCTTCAACCATTGTGGAAGTACAG GATGACAAGGTGAGGAGGCTCAATGAGTGGAACAAATGGATACCAGCTTCTTCTCGGattccctctgactcaggctcAGTGTCTCCTAATAAATCAAGTTATGATATGCTGGCAACTTCTTTGCAGAAGATCACAGTGGAGGAAGTGGATACAAACCAAAGTAGTGTGACAGGTAAAGCAGACCCTAACTCTGACGCTGTTGCAGGAAGTTGTATAACAGAATCTATTGGCCAGTCACAACTCCCCAATGGGGAGGATACTCAAAACACCGACTCAAGCGGGAACTGA